One segment of Macaca fascicularis isolate 582-1 chromosome 4, T2T-MFA8v1.1 DNA contains the following:
- the RSPH4A gene encoding radial spoke head protein 4 homolog A isoform X3, whose amino-acid sequence MEDSTSPKQEKENQEKLGEARRSWEGKTAASPQYSEPESSEPLEAKQGPETGRQSGSSRPWSPQSRARTPLGGPAGPETSSPAPLSRREPSSTPSPPAPARQDLAAPPQSHRTTSVIPEAGTPYPDPLEQSSDKRESVPLHTSQSERNTFQQSQQPKPHLCGPRDVSYNNAKQKELRFDVFQEADSNSDCDLQLPAPGGSEGAPSMLETAIQNAKAYLLKTSSKSGFNLYDHLSNMLTKILNERPENAVDIFENISQDVKMAHFSKKFDALHNENEMLPTYEIAEKQKALFLQGHLEGVDQELEDEIAENALPNVMESAFYFEQAGVGLGTDETYRIFLALKQLTDTHPIQRCRFWGKILGLEMNYIVAEVEFREGEDEEEVEEEDVAEERDNGESEADEDEEDELPKSFYKAPQAIPKEESRTGANKYVYFVCNEPGRPWVKLPPVIPAQIVIARKIKKFFTGRLDAPVISYPPFPGNESNYLRAQIARISAGTHVSPLGFYQFGEEEGEEEEEVEGGQNSFEENPDFEGIQVTDLVESLSNWVHHVQHILSQRFRIYPLGQHGYPQISFHNMLLQSFNPTFGLEHMPSPMAKSLKIST is encoded by the exons ATGGAAGACTCAACCTCCCcgaagcaagaaaaagaaaaccaagaaaaactAGGGGAAGCAAGGCGGTCATGGGAAGGAAAGACAGCAGCTTCTCCCCAATATTCTGAGCCTGAGTCGTCTGAGCCCTTGGAGGCGAAGCAGGGGCCAGAAACTGGACGCCAGTCCGGAAGCAGCCGTCCTTGGAGCCCCCAGTCTAGAGCCAGGACGCCTCTGGGTGGCCCCGCGGGGCCAGAAACATCATCACCCGCTCCTCTCTCTCGGCGGGAGCCCTCTTCCACTCCTTCTCCCCCGGCTCCGGCCAGACAAGACCTCGCGGCACCACCTCAGTCACACAGGACCACGAGTGTGATTCCTGAAGCAGGAACACCTTATCCTGATCCTTTGGAACAATCATCTGATAAAAGAGAATCAGTTCCTCTTCACACAAGCCAGTCAGAGCGAAACACCTTTCAACAGTCTCAGCAACCCAAACCCCACCTGTGTGGACCAAGGGACGTGAGCTATAACAATGCTAAACAGAAAGAGCTGAGATTTGACGTTTTTCAGGAGGCCGACTCAAACAGTGACTGTGATTTACAGCTGCCTGCGCCTGGGGGCTCTGAAGGGGCCCCCAGCATGCTTGAGACCGCCATTCAGAATGCTAAGGCTTACCTGCTGAAGACTAGTAGCAAGTCGGGCTTTAATCT ATATGATCATCTTTCTAATATGTTGACCAAGATATTAAATGAGCGTCCTGAAAATGCTGTCgacatctttgaaaatattagCCAAGATGTGAAGATGGCACATTTTAGTAAAAAATTTGATGCACTCCACAATGAGAATGAGATGCTTCCAACATATGAAATAGCAGAAAAGCAAAAGGCTCTTTTTCTCCAGGGACATTTGGAAGGAGTTGACCAAGAATTGGAAGATGAAATA GCAGAAAACGCTCTTCCAAATGTAATGGAgtcagctttttattttgaacaagCTGGAGTTGGTTTGGGCACAGATGAGACATACCGCATATTTCTTGCCCTCAAACAGCTTACTGACACCCACCCAATCCAAAGATGCCGCTTCTGGGGAAAGATCTTGGGTCTGGAAATGAATTATATTGTAGCTGAAGTGGAGTTTCGTGAGGGGGAAGATGAGGAGGAAGTGGAAGAGGAAGATGTGGCTGAAGAGAGGGACAATGGAGAAAGTGAAGCtgatgaagatgaggaagatgaaTTACCAAAATCCTTTTACAAGGCCCCACAGGCTATAccaaaagaagaaagtagaacAGGTGCCAACAAATATGTCTATTTTGTTTGCAATGAACCAGGAAGACCATGGGTGAAGTTACCACCAGTTATACCTGCACAAATTGTAATTgcaagaaaaatcaagaaatttttCACTGGGCGATTGGATGCTCCCGTCATAAGCTACCCACCTTTCCCAGGAAATGAGAGTAATTATTTACGAGCGCAAATTGCCCGAATTTCAGCAGGAACCCACGTCAGTCCTCTAGGATTTTATCAGTTtggtgaagaggaaggagaggaagaagaagaggtaGAAGGTGGGCAAAATAGCTTTGAGGAAAACCCTGATTTCGAAGGCATCCAAGTGACTGATCTAGTAGAATCCCTATCCAATTGGGTTCATCATGTACAGCATATTCTCTCTCAG